GGATTAATTATCTTCCTCAGTGAAACTATATAgaattttgcttttttttttttatattaaagtattaCAAGAATGTAAAACTCATATAGATTAAcaagtatataaaaattattaatttatttaaacttatatcGTAAATAAGTACAGAAAAGTATGAGAGAAAAGTATTTAGCTGCAACCATTTTTGGGGTTCTAAAAATGGTGTTAATGGTGAAAATGAAGCATAATTTGAATAGGCAAAGGAGGTGATGATAGTGTTGGTTTTTTGAGTTTGATATATCTAACCCTGCTTTGTCTTATGGTTTTTTTGGTTCAACTTTCTCTTTCACCACTTTTTGTTCCttctattttcttataaaacaaaccagttatttattttcatacatCCCTTTTCTGGTAATGTTTCTTCCTCTTATATATGTCatctattgttttttttttttaatttttctttctgtgTTTCTTTATTAAGTGATTAATGCTCCTCAATTAATGGGGTCTTAAATGATATGTTTTCTTAGTTTTGCATTCTTTTGGGTTTATATATAGACAGaggtattaataaaataagagaaataaatatataaaatcaataaaactggaattaaaataaaattgatgttttgttggtttttgattgaattttaCACTATCATCCAGTTGCACATCAATTGCTACATGATcctaaatttgaattattacgtgtgtttttaacttttataataactaatctAAAACTATGTAGTGTATAAAAAACAAAGTATATTTCATACAAAATGTTAAGTATTCATTTTCTTAACATGATTTTTCTAATACATTGTTAGCTTTTCACTAAAAAGGAttcaaaaatacattaattatgtgttactccttattaaatgtaattttaaacttttaatacattttaaccAATAAAAGAATGTCCTACATTATTTAAGAATTAAGGtgaacaataatatatataaatattattatttttaatatattaagatttttttaaataaaaaactaaaaggaaaagaTACAATATTTTCCAAGTGGTGcaacaatttattataaaaatgttagtgTTGGAAAAAAAGTCACAGACTTCACTAGAGAGGGCTACCTAATACTTGGATCTCTAATCCCTTAACTTCAACTAGACCACTATTTTAGTATACAATAAATGTCACATTATTTTAGGCATCAAAGtagaaaaaacattatataaatactTTCTTTAGATCcatgaatatgttttttaaatataatatttaagaattgaaaatataaGTTGAAGAAGTATAAGGATAGTATTTCCAAAGATTAAATatacatgacttttttttttaatttttattaatgctTCCAAGTAATAAGAGGTATGTTGTTAAGTAAAAGGGTGGGATAGTTGAAAAGATGTCGAcattgttttgggttttttacacctctctttctctcactGTCCCTCTCACATTCACATCGACTTTGACCTCTGGCCAGCCACCGGCTATCTCTTTTATCTCTACTCCAATGGCGACCCCacccatcatcttcatcttcatcttctaaaACCCTCTTTTCTAACTTCAAAAAGCTTAAAtaaccttttctcttctttcatttccttctttttcctTCCCTCAAACCCTAACATCTATATGCAtactttcctttttccttttttcagaACCCCACGTAATTCACTGCTCCACTCTTCTTACTATTTCAATTCATTTCTTCAatttactctttcttttttcgCTCACGAATGGATTCTGGTAACAGTGGAAGCATCTCTTCCAGCGATGAAGAATACGATTCATCATCACATGCTGATCCATCCTTCCTCAAtaatttttcttccttctcccaCCCTCAACCATCCCTTGTTCCTTCTCACCCCTCAATGTTTGATCTCTCCTCAACCTACCTCCATGCTCTCTCACAATCCAACCCCCACAATTCCTTCTTAAACATCGATTCCCTTGCCCAAAGATCTCAATCCAATTGCACTCTCCCCGAAACCCTTCCATCTTCTTCATCAGCCACGCCAGCAATAAATCAATGCTTCTCGGCTCCTCAACCCCTTGCCCACCACAACACTAGTGCAAGACAACTCTCCTCACCACCGCAAACCACCAACCTCGTACGCAACTCCAAGAAACGAAGCAGAGCTTCAAGGCGTGCACCCACCACCGTTCTCACCACCGACACCACCAATTTCAGATCCATGGTTCAAGAGTTCACTGGAATCCCTGCACCTCCCTTTTCACCTTCCTTCTCTCGCCGCCTCCCTCTTCGCTCAAACCCTTTGCTTTCAACTTCTTCAAGGACCTCCTTACACAACAACGCCACTATCAGTCTTTCTCCTAATAATAACTCCATTAACTACCAGCTACTTCCTGATCTGTCGTTACCCTATCATCCCCCACAGAATATCATGCAACATCACCCTATTCCCACATTCCACCCTTCTTATTCTCTTCAAACTCTTGTCCCTGCAGGGTTTGGTGCAAAGTCTCTATTCATGCCCGCGCTTGATGCGCACGATCTGGAGGTTGCACAGGGTCATGAACACGTGGTATCTGAGGGCATGCTTCAGAGGAGTGGCGGTGACGGTGACTGTAGAGATGGAAGCATAGTTGGAGGAGGGAGAAGAGATTCGTTTAGGTGCTTGGATGGGAACAACTATGGTGGGTGCAAGCTCAACATCTCGGTTTCTGCTTCGAGCAGCGTGAACCATGAGAAGAACTTGGAGAATGGTAATTCCCCTAGGGAAGGTGCCGTGGAAGCGTGGATTTGTTCTTCTGATCAATAGGATCTCGCGTGTTTGAGAGTAAACAGTATACTCAACAGGTGAATCATTGCAGCGTGGAATTTCATACACTGCAATGAATTAAGAGCGTCATCATGATGATGTTGATCCTAGTGGTGTAATGTTGGTGGTTAGCATTTGCagctatcattttttttttttcttttcttttcttctttactttaatttttttatattgttgaaTATATAGGTAGATAGAGTGAGATTAATTTAATTCCATAATATAAGGAGTAtactatgtatatatataaatatatatttatatatttatatatacatactcCTGTTATTTGTACTTCATGCTCGTGATATCTTTTCTTTAGTGTTGGGatctaaaactaatattattacAGGAATATTAGTTTCACCCACATGATCGTACGCATGATTAGGTTCGATTATTTAATAATGGCCCTATACTAAAAGTAATTATACATAATGATAATcttattatgaataataatgataatggggatgataatttattatcttcatggagtattttttaaatagggTTGCGAAGAGAACTAATAGCTAAAAATACTAATGATGAGGTAAAAATGTACAAATTAGtcaattttttatactaatatgaaattatttgtgCTTTCCATTGGTAACTATGAAAGTAGTTACCGTGTAATATGCCACAAAAATATAGCCAAGCATTTCTTTTAACAAGTTgattttatatcataaa
This DNA window, taken from Vigna radiata var. radiata cultivar VC1973A chromosome 5, Vradiata_ver6, whole genome shotgun sequence, encodes the following:
- the LOC106761334 gene encoding uncharacterized protein LOC106761334 — its product is MDSGNSGSISSSDEEYDSSSHADPSFLNNFSSFSHPQPSLVPSHPSMFDLSSTYLHALSQSNPHNSFLNIDSLAQRSQSNCTLPETLPSSSSATPAINQCFSAPQPLAHHNTSARQLSSPPQTTNLVRNSKKRSRASRRAPTTVLTTDTTNFRSMVQEFTGIPAPPFSPSFSRRLPLRSNPLLSTSSRTSLHNNATISLSPNNNSINYQLLPDLSLPYHPPQNIMQHHPIPTFHPSYSLQTLVPAGFGAKSLFMPALDAHDLEVAQGHEHVVSEGMLQRSGGDGDCRDGSIVGGGRRDSFRCLDGNNYGGCKLNISVSASSSVNHEKNLENGNSPREGAVEAWICSSDQ